The DNA segment ACCGTGGCGCCGGTGATCAGCGGGACGAGCTGCTCCCGGGGCAGCATCTGCTCGATCCACACCACCCCCGACCGGCGGGTCTGCAGCTCGGCCACCGCATCGGCGACCTGCGCGCGCTCCGCCGGGGTGTCCGCAGCGCCGGCGCACAGCACCAGGCCGGCCTCGGCCGGCAGCTGCTCGGCCGCGGCCAGCAGGTGCATCAGGCCCTTCTGCCGGGTGATCCGGCCGACGAACAGGGCGTAGGGGCGGTCCGGGTCGACCCCCAGCCCGCGGACGACGTCGGGTGCCTCGACCGGGCGGTAGGCCTCGGCGTCGACGCCGTTGCCCACCACGAGCACCTTGTCCGGGTCGAGGTCGGGGTAGACCTCCAGCACGTCGGCCCGCATGCCGCGGCTGACCGCGATCACCGCGTCGGCGTGCAGGTAGGCGGTCCGCTCGATCCACGACGACAGCCGGTAGCCGCCGCCGAGCTGGTCGGCCTTCCACGGCCGGCGCGGCTCCAGCGAGTGCGCGGTGACCACGTGCGGGACGCCGTGCACGAGCTTCGCGAGCTGGCCGGCGTGGTTGGCGTACCAGGTGTGCGAGTGCGCCAGGTCGACGCCGCCCAGCGCCGCGGCGATCTCCACGTCCACCCCGACCGCCTGCAGCGCGCCGTTGGCCGCCTGCAGCCCGGCGGGCGTGCCGTAGCCGGTCGCGTCGGGGCGCGGGCCACCGAACGCGTGGACCTCGACGTCCGGTCCCCGTTCCAGCCCGCGCAGCGCGGCCACGAGGTGCTCGACGTGCACCCCGGCCCCTCCGTAGACGTCCGGCGGCCATTCCCTGGTGATCACTCCGACGCGCACAGGCTCACCCTAGGTGGTGAACGGGGACGCAGATGGGGCGAACGGGCACGGCAGCCGATACGTTGCCCCCATGCGTGGCGGCCCCCGAGTTCTCGGCATCGTGTTGGCAGGTGGAGAGGGGAAGCGGCTCGCCCCCCTCAGCCAGGACCGGGCGAAGCCCGCCGTCCCGTTCGGGGGCAACTACCGGCTCATCGACTTCGTGCTCTCCAACCTGGTCAACGCCGACATCCGCCGGATCGCGGTGCTGACCCAGTACAAGAGCCACTCGCTGGACCGGCACATCACCACGGTGTGGCGGATGTCGACCCTGCTGGGCAGCTACATCACCCCGGTGCCGGCGCAGCAGCGCCTCGGCCCGCGCTGGTACACCGGCAGCGCCGACGCGATCTACCAGAGCCTGAACCTGATCTACGACGACCGGCCCGAGATCGTCGTCGTCTTCGGTGCCGACCACGTGTACCGGATGGACCCGGCGCAGATGATCGAGCAGCACCTGGCCACCGGGGCCGGGGTCACCGTCGCCGGCCTGCGGGTGCCCCGCAAGGAGGCGACGGCCTTCGGCGTCATCGACTCCGACGCCAGCGGCAAGGTCCTGCAGTTCCTGGAGAAGCCCGAGGACCCGCCGGGTCTGCCGGACAACCCCGACGAGACGTTCGCCTCGATGGGCAACTACGTCTTCACCACCGACGCGCTGCTCGAGGCGCTGCGGGTCGACGCCGCCGACGACAACTCCGTGCACGACATGGGCGGCTCGATCATGCCGATGATGGCCGGGGCCGGCGACGCCTACGTCTACGACTTCAGCAACAACCAGGTGCCCGGCGAGACCGAGCGCGACCACGGCTACTGGCGCGACGTCGGGACCCTGGACGCCTACTACGACGCGCACATGGACCTGGTCTCGGTCAGCCCGATCTTCAACCTCTACAACGACCGCTGGCCCATCTACACCCTGCCGCCCATGCTGCCGCCGGCGAAGTTCGTGCTCGGCGGCCGGGCCGAGGAGTCGATGGTCAGCGCCGGGGTGATCATCGACGGCGGCTCGGTGCACGGCTCGGTGGTCTCGCCGAACGTGCGCCTGGAGCGCGGCTCCCGGGTCGAGGGCAGCGTCCTGATGGACGGCGTCCACATCGGTGAGGGCGCCATCGTGCGCCGGGCGATCCTGGACAAGAACGTCGTCGTCCCGCCGGGTGCGCACATCGGCGTCGACCTGGAGCGCGACCGGGAGCGGTACCAGGTCAGCGCCGGCGGTGTGACGGTCCTCGGCAAGGGCGCCCGCGCCATCTGATGGCGGGCAGCACCTCGCCCCTCATCGTCACGCTGCTGCTGGACCAGGCCGCGCAGGAGCGGTTCGACCGGTTGCGGGCGGCGCACTTCCCCGAGCGGCCCCTTCCAGGGGCCCGCCCCGAGCGTGCGAGGGGTGGGGGTGAAGGGGTGTTTCGACTCGCCGCGCACGTGACGCTGTTCCACGCGCTGCCCGGCGAGCTGCTGGCCGAGGTCCGGGACGCCCTGCGGACGGCGGCCGACCGGCCCCCGTTCCCGGTGGCCGTCACCGGCGTGCGCTTCCTCGGCCGCGGGGTGGCGCTGGACCTGGCCGCCCCGGAGCTGACGGAGCTGCGCGCGTCGGTGGCCGCGGTGTTCGCCGACCGGCTGACCCCGCAGGACCGGCAGTGGTCGCGGCCGCACGTCACCGTGCAGAACAAGGTCGAGCCGGCCGTCGCCCGCGCCCTGCACGCCGACCTGTCCGCGGCCTTCGTCGCGGAGGAGGTCACCGCCCGCGGGCTCGGCCTCTGGCACTACCGGGGTGGCCCCTGGGACCCCGACGCGGAGTTCCCCTTCCGCTGACGTGGGTCAGCGCAACCGGGTCGAGCCGGACGGGGCGGCGACGAGCCGCGTGCGCACGCGGCGCGACCCCGTGCAGCGCGGCTCGACCCGTGCTGGACCGGCGAACAGCTCCGCGCTCAGGCGCGCTTGGTGGCGACCAGCAGGCCCGCACCGATCGGCAGCACCGCGCAGGTGAGCGTCTCGTCCTCCCGGACGGTGCGGGCGATCTCCCGCCAGGCCACGCTCTGCGGGTCCCGGGCCGACCGGTCGGCGATCCCGCCGTCGGCCAGCAGCCCGTGGCAGACCAGCGAGCCGCCGGGGCGGATCAGGTCCAGCAGCCCGGCCAGCTGAGCGGAGTA comes from the Modestobacter italicus genome and includes:
- the glgC gene encoding glucose-1-phosphate adenylyltransferase — protein: MRGGPRVLGIVLAGGEGKRLAPLSQDRAKPAVPFGGNYRLIDFVLSNLVNADIRRIAVLTQYKSHSLDRHITTVWRMSTLLGSYITPVPAQQRLGPRWYTGSADAIYQSLNLIYDDRPEIVVVFGADHVYRMDPAQMIEQHLATGAGVTVAGLRVPRKEATAFGVIDSDASGKVLQFLEKPEDPPGLPDNPDETFASMGNYVFTTDALLEALRVDAADDNSVHDMGGSIMPMMAGAGDAYVYDFSNNQVPGETERDHGYWRDVGTLDAYYDAHMDLVSVSPIFNLYNDRWPIYTLPPMLPPAKFVLGGRAEESMVSAGVIIDGGSVHGSVVSPNVRLERGSRVEGSVLMDGVHIGEGAIVRRAILDKNVVVPPGAHIGVDLERDRERYQVSAGGVTVLGKGARAI
- the glgA gene encoding glycogen synthase — translated: MRVGVITREWPPDVYGGAGVHVEHLVAALRGLERGPDVEVHAFGGPRPDATGYGTPAGLQAANGALQAVGVDVEIAAALGGVDLAHSHTWYANHAGQLAKLVHGVPHVVTAHSLEPRRPWKADQLGGGYRLSSWIERTAYLHADAVIAVSRGMRADVLEVYPDLDPDKVLVVGNGVDAEAYRPVEAPDVVRGLGVDPDRPYALFVGRITRQKGLMHLLAAAEQLPAEAGLVLCAGAADTPAERAQVADAVAELQTRRSGVVWIEQMLPREQLVPLITGATVFVVPSVYEPLGIVNLEAAACGTAVVASDVGGIPEVVDDGRTGLLVHYDADQPAEFAAGLAARMAELLADPARAAAMGVAGRERVLAEFGWPAIAQATVQVYEQVLAARS
- a CDS encoding 2'-5' RNA ligase family protein; translation: MAGSTSPLIVTLLLDQAAQERFDRLRAAHFPERPLPGARPERARGGGEGVFRLAAHVTLFHALPGELLAEVRDALRTAADRPPFPVAVTGVRFLGRGVALDLAAPELTELRASVAAVFADRLTPQDRQWSRPHVTVQNKVEPAVARALHADLSAAFVAEEVTARGLGLWHYRGGPWDPDAEFPFR